A window of Polaribacter litorisediminis contains these coding sequences:
- the rpsT gene encoding 30S ribosomal protein S20 gives MANHKSALKRIRSNESKRLLNKYQHKTTRNAVRDLRSVEDKKDAEGKLGNVISMLDKLAKNNIIHKNKAANLKSKLTKHVAAL, from the coding sequence ATGGCAAATCACAAGTCAGCATTAAAGAGAATTAGAAGTAACGAATCTAAAAGGTTACTCAACAAGTATCAGCATAAAACAACTCGTAATGCTGTTAGAGATTTACGTTCAGTAGAAGATAAAAAAGATGCAGAAGGTAAATTAGGTAATGTAATCTCAATGTTAGATAAGTTAGCTAAAAATAATATTATACATAAAAATAAAGCTGCCAACTTAAAATCTAAATTAACAAAGCACGTTGCAGCATTGTAA
- the mreD gene encoding rod shape-determining protein MreD codes for MNKPTNLLFLFFFLLFLQVFVLNNILFLGYINPYSYIAFVFIYPLKEKRIPFLFFSFLLGLFVDFFSDSGGIHAFSILSIAYMRLFFIKLYFRKETADFPFFNLKSESFGKVFNYTVTLTIIHHLIYFSFANFSLQNFSNVLLNVLYSSIFTLTLYFSGTYIFTTSK; via the coding sequence ATGAATAAACCTACTAACTTATTGTTTTTATTTTTTTTCTTGCTTTTTTTACAAGTATTTGTTTTAAATAATATTTTATTTCTCGGTTATATTAATCCATACTCATATATTGCCTTTGTCTTTATTTACCCATTAAAAGAAAAAAGAATTCCGTTTCTTTTTTTTAGTTTCTTATTAGGTCTCTTTGTCGATTTTTTTTCTGATTCTGGAGGCATCCATGCTTTTTCAATTTTGTCAATAGCTTATATGAGACTCTTTTTTATAAAGTTGTATTTCAGAAAAGAAACTGCAGATTTTCCTTTTTTTAATTTAAAATCAGAATCTTTTGGTAAAGTTTTTAACTATACAGTAACTTTAACAATAATTCATCACCTTATCTACTTTTCTTTTGCTAATTTTAGCCTACAAAATTTTTCTAACGTACTTTTAAATGTACTTTATTCAAGTATTTTTACGTTAACTTTATATTTTTCAGGAACCTATATTTTTACGACAAGCAAATAA
- the mrdA gene encoding penicillin-binding protein 2: MQRSFLLYFLITLVGLIFIGRLYQLQIIRSDNYDPIHNSAVKIEYDYPERGYIYDRNGKLLVANQLSYDVMVQPNKVTPLDTLEFCKLLKIETTDFKKRFKKAEGYATYLPSVFLKQLAKEDYAYLQEKLHKYAGFYIQKRTIRNYPIKAAANVLGYIGEVNEERARKSDYYEQGELEGKDGVEKQYENVLRGKKGKKYLKRNNLNKVTGTYKNGTYDTLPEDGKDLTLTLDIDLQVYAQLLMKGKRGGIVAIEPTTGEILALVTAPTYDPNMLVGRKRSKNSVLLFNDTISKPSYDRGLLAAYSPGSPFKMMNALIGLQENVINQQTSFKCYNGFRYGGRSGAFMGCHCGIYGKPIQLKTAISKSCNSYFSNTYKRIIEKNNNPTEGLNTWHDHAASFGLGNFLGYDLPAGQKGLIPDGEYYNQRLNYRWNGSSTISNAIGQGEILTTPIQLANFTTAISNRGYFYTPHIVKKIGQKNIDNPEYTNPKKTTINQEHFEPVIEAMHEVFKTGTGRWSQVKGIEICGKTGTAENFIIVDGFKEQLADHSILVAFAPKDNPKIALAVFVENGGYGSTIAAPITSLLIEKYINGKISKQSKYRESSMLNMSLQEIYNKQIQKPLEEIASGTK; encoded by the coding sequence ATGCAAAGAAGTTTTTTACTCTATTTTTTAATCACCCTCGTTGGTCTTATTTTTATCGGGCGATTATATCAACTTCAAATTATTAGAAGCGATAACTACGATCCCATTCATAATTCTGCTGTAAAAATTGAATATGATTACCCAGAGCGCGGCTATATTTACGATAGAAATGGAAAACTATTAGTAGCCAATCAACTTTCGTATGATGTAATGGTACAACCCAATAAAGTAACCCCATTAGATACTTTAGAGTTTTGTAAGCTTTTAAAAATTGAGACCACAGATTTTAAAAAGAGATTTAAAAAAGCGGAAGGATACGCTACCTATTTGCCTTCTGTTTTTTTAAAACAATTAGCAAAAGAGGATTATGCTTATCTTCAAGAAAAACTACATAAATATGCAGGATTCTACATTCAAAAGAGAACTATAAGAAATTACCCAATAAAAGCGGCCGCAAATGTTTTAGGTTATATTGGCGAAGTAAATGAAGAAAGAGCAAGAAAAAGCGACTATTACGAACAAGGAGAATTAGAAGGAAAAGACGGTGTAGAAAAACAGTATGAAAATGTTTTAAGAGGTAAAAAAGGTAAAAAATATTTAAAAAGAAATAATCTTAATAAAGTTACGGGTACTTATAAAAATGGCACTTATGATACACTTCCAGAAGATGGAAAGGACTTAACATTAACATTAGACATCGATTTACAAGTATATGCCCAACTATTAATGAAAGGAAAACGTGGTGGAATCGTTGCTATTGAACCCACTACTGGAGAAATATTAGCATTAGTGACCGCCCCAACGTACGATCCAAATATGTTAGTTGGTAGAAAACGTTCTAAAAATTCGGTTTTACTATTTAATGATACTATTAGTAAACCTTCTTATGACCGCGGGTTATTAGCTGCTTATTCACCTGGTTCTCCTTTTAAGATGATGAATGCTTTAATTGGTTTGCAAGAAAATGTAATTAATCAGCAAACCTCTTTTAAATGTTATAACGGCTTTAGATATGGCGGTAGATCAGGAGCTTTTATGGGATGCCATTGTGGTATTTACGGTAAACCTATTCAATTAAAAACAGCTATTTCTAAATCCTGCAACAGCTACTTTTCCAACACCTATAAGAGAATCATAGAAAAAAATAATAACCCTACAGAGGGCTTAAATACATGGCATGATCACGCAGCTAGCTTTGGTTTAGGTAATTTTTTAGGATATGATTTACCTGCGGGTCAAAAAGGTTTAATTCCTGACGGAGAATACTATAATCAAAGATTAAATTATAGATGGAATGGTTCTTCCACCATCTCTAATGCCATTGGTCAGGGCGAAATATTAACAACACCTATTCAATTAGCAAATTTCACCACCGCAATTTCGAATAGAGGTTATTTTTATACACCACATATTGTAAAGAAAATTGGTCAAAAAAACATTGATAATCCTGAATACACAAACCCCAAAAAAACGACAATAAACCAAGAACATTTTGAACCTGTTATTGAAGCTATGCATGAAGTTTTTAAAACAGGTACAGGAAGATGGAGTCAAGTAAAAGGAATTGAAATTTGCGGAAAAACAGGAACCGCAGAAAATTTTATTATTGTTGATGGTTTTAAAGAACAGCTTGCAGATCATTCTATTTTAGTAGCTTTTGCACCAAAAGATAACCCTAAAATTGCGCTCGCCGTTTTCGTTGAAAATGGAGGATATGGCTCTACAATTGCAGCTCCGATTACAAGTTTATTGATTGAGAAATACATCAATGGTAAAATTTCTAAACAAAGCAAATACAGAGAATCAAGCATGTTAAACATGAGCTTACAAGAAATTTACAACAAACAAATTCAAAAACCATTAGAAGAAATTGCGTCAGGAACAAAATAA
- the proS gene encoding proline--tRNA ligase translates to MSKKLTKRAEDYSKWYNELVVKADLAENSAVRGCMVIKPYGFAIWEKMQAELDRMFKETGHQNAYFPLFVPKSLFEAEEKNAEGFAKECAVVTHYRLQNDPDKPGKLRVDPEAKLEEELVVRPTSEAIIWSTYKGWIESYRDLPLLINQWANVVRWEMRTRLFLRTAEFLWQEGHTAHATKTEAVAEAKQMQEVYAEFAENFMAMPVIRGVKSDSERFAGAEETFTIEALMQDGKALQAGTSHFLGQNFAKAFDVKFTSKEGKQEYVWATSWGVSTRLIGGLIMTHSDDFGLVLPPKLAPIQVVIVPIYKNEEQLDAISQKVNEIVKELRKKAISVKYDDRDTYRPGAKFAEYELKGVPIRIAIGNRDLENGTLEIARRDTLEKQIVNQDEVVVFIENLLEQIQENLFRKAINFRKEHTTEVNDFKEFKKAIKNTGGFVSAHWDGTEETEDKIKEYTKATIRCIPNDAKEEFGVCVLTGKPSAKRVLFAKAY, encoded by the coding sequence ATGAGCAAGAAGTTAACGAAAAGAGCAGAAGATTATTCTAAATGGTATAATGAATTGGTGGTGAAAGCTGATTTAGCAGAAAATTCTGCTGTGCGAGGCTGTATGGTTATAAAGCCTTATGGATTTGCTATTTGGGAAAAAATGCAAGCAGAGTTGGACAGAATGTTTAAAGAAACCGGTCATCAAAATGCATATTTTCCATTGTTCGTTCCTAAAAGTTTATTTGAAGCTGAAGAAAAAAATGCGGAAGGATTTGCCAAAGAATGCGCGGTTGTAACTCATTACAGACTGCAAAATGATCCTGATAAACCAGGGAAGTTAAGAGTAGATCCTGAAGCAAAATTAGAAGAGGAATTAGTGGTAAGACCAACTTCTGAAGCTATTATTTGGAGCACTTATAAAGGATGGATTGAATCTTATAGAGATTTACCTTTATTAATAAATCAATGGGCAAATGTGGTACGTTGGGAAATGCGAACTCGTTTATTTTTAAGAACTGCAGAATTTTTATGGCAAGAAGGTCATACAGCACATGCTACAAAAACAGAAGCAGTAGCAGAAGCAAAACAAATGCAAGAAGTATATGCTGAATTTGCAGAAAATTTTATGGCGATGCCGGTTATTAGAGGTGTTAAATCTGATAGCGAGCGTTTTGCTGGGGCAGAGGAAACTTTTACTATTGAAGCTTTAATGCAAGATGGAAAAGCATTACAAGCAGGAACAAGTCATTTTTTAGGTCAGAATTTTGCCAAAGCTTTTGATGTAAAATTTACTTCTAAAGAAGGAAAGCAAGAATATGTTTGGGCAACTTCTTGGGGAGTCTCTACACGTCTAATAGGAGGGTTAATCATGACCCACTCTGATGATTTTGGTTTGGTTTTACCTCCTAAATTAGCACCAATTCAAGTGGTAATTGTTCCAATTTATAAAAATGAGGAGCAATTAGACGCTATATCACAGAAAGTAAATGAAATTGTAAAGGAGTTACGTAAAAAAGCAATTTCGGTGAAGTATGATGATAGAGATACCTATAGACCTGGTGCAAAATTCGCAGAATATGAATTAAAGGGAGTTCCGATTAGAATTGCTATTGGAAATCGAGATTTAGAAAATGGAACATTAGAAATTGCCCGAAGAGATACCCTAGAAAAACAAATAGTAAATCAAGATGAAGTAGTTGTATTTATTGAAAATCTTTTAGAACAAATACAGGAGAATTTATTTCGAAAAGCTATCAATTTTAGAAAGGAACATACTACAGAAGTAAACGATTTTAAAGAATTTAAAAAAGCCATTAAAAATACAGGTGGTTTTGTATCTGCTCATTGGGATGGAACAGAAGAAACAGAAGACAAAATAAAAGAATATACAAAAGCCACAATTCGATGCATACCGAATGACGCAAAAGAAGAATTTGGAGTTTGTGTTTTAACAGGAAAACCATCTGCTAAACGAGTGCTTTTTGCGAAAGCATATTAA
- the rodA gene encoding rod shape-determining protein RodA: protein MRQEQNNIFAGIDWILVLIYIILIGFGWLNIFAASKTEDNVEILDFSTKYGKQLIWIGLSIPLIIIILFFNSKFYEQFATILYLISIVSLVLLFPFGKEINGAKSWFNFGPMSLQPSEFVKAFTALAVAKLLSDRQYNFKLIKNQIKAFIIVFFPAFLIFLQPDAGSAVIYLSFFFVLNREGLTLNYIILGTTFIALFILTIFFGPKWMFISTFLFISMLVSYLLYRGGKLFLRFNWHKMLGIYLVVGVFIFGTSYTYENILASHQKDRFDILLGIKTDNRGIGYNSYQSELTISSGGFNGKGFLKGDLTQGDFVPEQHTDYIFSTVGEEWGFLGSSLVIILFMLLMYRIIYLAETHTNKFGRIYGYGLASILFFHVIVNIGMVIGLLPTVGIPLPFFSYGGSSLWGFTILLFIFIRLDAHKDYDL from the coding sequence TTGCGTCAGGAACAAAATAATATTTTTGCTGGTATCGATTGGATTCTAGTACTTATCTATATAATTTTAATTGGTTTCGGTTGGTTAAACATTTTTGCTGCTTCTAAAACCGAAGATAATGTTGAAATTTTAGACTTTTCCACAAAATATGGTAAACAATTAATCTGGATCGGTTTAAGCATTCCTTTAATCATTATTATTCTATTTTTTAATTCTAAATTTTACGAACAATTTGCTACCATTTTATACCTGATTTCTATTGTTAGCTTAGTATTATTGTTTCCTTTTGGAAAAGAAATTAATGGAGCAAAATCTTGGTTTAATTTCGGACCCATGAGTTTGCAGCCTTCAGAATTTGTAAAAGCTTTTACAGCCTTAGCCGTTGCCAAATTATTAAGTGATAGACAATATAATTTTAAACTTATAAAAAATCAAATAAAAGCATTTATTATAGTCTTTTTTCCTGCTTTTTTAATTTTTTTACAACCCGACGCAGGTTCTGCCGTCATTTATTTATCATTCTTTTTTGTGCTAAATAGAGAAGGTTTAACCTTAAACTATATTATATTAGGTACTACATTTATTGCCCTGTTTATACTAACCATATTTTTTGGTCCTAAATGGATGTTTATTTCAACGTTTCTTTTTATTTCGATGCTAGTTTCTTATCTTCTTTACCGAGGAGGAAAACTTTTTTTACGTTTTAATTGGCATAAGATGTTAGGTATTTATTTAGTTGTAGGGGTATTTATTTTTGGTACGAGTTACACTTATGAGAATATTTTAGCTTCGCATCAAAAAGATCGGTTTGACATTTTATTGGGAATAAAAACAGATAATAGAGGTATCGGATACAATTCCTATCAATCAGAATTAACGATTAGTTCAGGAGGATTTAACGGTAAAGGGTTTCTAAAAGGAGATTTAACGCAAGGAGATTTTGTACCAGAGCAACATACTGATTATATTTTTAGTACTGTAGGAGAAGAATGGGGCTTTTTAGGCAGCAGCTTGGTAATTATTCTATTTATGCTCTTAATGTATAGAATAATTTATTTAGCAGAAACACATACTAATAAATTTGGTAGAATTTATGGCTATGGTTTGGCTTCTATTTTATTCTTTCATGTAATCGTAAACATTGGCATGGTTATAGGCTTATTACCAACCGTAGGAATACCTCTACCTTTTTTTAGTTATGGAGGCTCTTCTTTGTGGGGTTTTACAATCTTACTTTTTATCTTTATTCGACTAGATGCCCATAAGGACTATGATTTATAA
- a CDS encoding rod shape-determining protein: protein MGFFDFMTEDIAIDLGTANTLIIHNGKVVIDAPSIVARNRLTGKIIAIGQEANLMQGKTHENIKTIRPLKDGVIADFQASEEMIKEFVKQIPSIKKKLFPPALRMVICIPSGITEVEKRAVRDSAKHMNAKEIYLIYEPMAAAIGVGIDIMEPKGNMIIDIGGGTTEIAVIALAGIVCDQSVKVAGDLFTSDIMYYMRTQHNLHVGETTAEKIKITIGAATEDLDSPPEEMLVQGRDLLSGKPKQVQVSFREIAKALDKSILRIEDAVMETLSKTPPELAADIYNTGIYLAGGGSMLRGLDKRLSRKTDLPVYVTEDPLRAVVRGTGIALKELKKYKNVLMN from the coding sequence ATGGGTTTTTTTGATTTTATGACAGAAGATATTGCGATCGATTTAGGTACCGCAAATACTTTGATAATTCACAACGGAAAAGTTGTGATCGATGCACCCTCTATTGTTGCTAGAAATAGATTGACTGGTAAAATTATTGCTATTGGACAAGAAGCGAATTTAATGCAGGGGAAAACGCACGAAAACATAAAAACAATTCGTCCTTTAAAAGACGGCGTAATTGCAGATTTTCAAGCGTCAGAAGAAATGATAAAGGAGTTTGTAAAGCAAATTCCATCGATTAAAAAGAAACTATTTCCACCAGCTTTAAGAATGGTTATTTGCATTCCATCAGGAATTACAGAGGTAGAAAAACGTGCTGTAAGAGATTCTGCCAAACACATGAATGCAAAAGAAATATACTTAATTTATGAACCAATGGCTGCTGCTATTGGCGTTGGTATTGATATTATGGAACCAAAAGGAAACATGATTATCGATATAGGTGGTGGTACAACTGAAATCGCTGTTATTGCGCTAGCGGGCATTGTTTGTGATCAATCTGTAAAAGTTGCCGGAGATTTATTTACTAGCGATATTATGTATTATATGCGTACTCAACACAATTTACATGTTGGGGAAACTACTGCAGAGAAAATAAAAATTACCATTGGGGCTGCTACAGAAGATTTAGATTCGCCTCCAGAAGAAATGTTGGTTCAAGGTAGAGATTTATTGAGCGGTAAACCAAAACAAGTGCAGGTTTCTTTTAGAGAAATAGCAAAAGCTTTAGACAAATCTATTTTAAGAATAGAAGACGCTGTAATGGAAACACTCTCTAAAACACCTCCAGAATTGGCTGCCGATATTTACAATACAGGCATTTATTTAGCAGGTGGTGGCTCTATGTTAAGAGGTTTGGATAAACGTTTATCTCGTAAAACAGACTTACCTGTCTACGTAACCGAAGATCCTTTAAGAGCTGTAGTTCGTGGAACAGGAATTGCCTTAAAAGAATTAAAAAAATACAAAAATGTTTTAATGAACTAA
- the mreC gene encoding rod shape-determining protein MreC, whose protein sequence is MQQLIFFFQKFRYFLFFLCLQGIALTLTFNNLAFQKSKFVNSANLVTGRIYDASSYFSEYLNLKSENILLSQENTRLKNILEKNIATHSNMDSVVVDSLKYHQKYTFTDAKVINNTYTKQFNFLTINKGKNQGVSKEMAVINSKGIIGITDNSSKNYTRVQSILNRNSKINARLKNSNYFGSLGWNGLNYSIAQLSDLPRQAPIKVGDTIETGGKSTIFPEGVLIGTISKINKENTADNEVDITLFNDMSNLGFVYVIKNLDKEEIKLLETIDNE, encoded by the coding sequence ATGCAGCAACTCATCTTTTTTTTTCAAAAGTTTAGGTACTTTCTGTTTTTTTTATGCTTACAAGGCATAGCACTCACCTTAACATTTAACAATCTTGCCTTTCAGAAAAGTAAATTTGTAAACTCTGCCAATTTAGTTACTGGAAGAATTTATGATGCATCTTCTTATTTTTCAGAATATCTAAATTTAAAATCTGAAAACATTTTATTATCCCAAGAAAACACTCGGCTAAAAAATATTTTAGAAAAAAATATTGCCACTCATTCTAATATGGACTCTGTGGTTGTTGATTCTTTAAAATATCATCAAAAGTATACTTTTACAGATGCTAAAGTCATCAATAATACGTATACAAAACAATTTAATTTTCTAACAATTAATAAAGGTAAAAACCAAGGAGTTTCTAAAGAAATGGCAGTTATAAACAGTAAAGGAATTATCGGTATTACTGATAATTCTTCGAAAAATTACACTCGAGTGCAATCCATTTTAAATAGAAATAGTAAAATTAATGCGCGCTTAAAAAACAGTAATTATTTTGGTTCTTTAGGCTGGAATGGACTAAATTATAGCATCGCACAGCTTTCTGATTTACCAAGACAAGCCCCTATAAAAGTTGGAGATACAATTGAAACTGGAGGGAAATCGACTATTTTTCCTGAAGGAGTTTTAATCGGTACTATTTCTAAAATTAACAAAGAAAATACTGCAGATAATGAAGTAGATATTACATTATTTAATGATATGAGTAATTTAGGATTTGTATATGTTATTAAGAATTTAGACAAAGAAGAAATAAAATTACTAGAAACTATTGACAATGAATAA